In one window of Paracholeplasma morum DNA:
- the trxA gene encoding thioredoxin — MAITVTKENFKSLVLDSKEPVLVDFWAAWCRPCQMLGPIVDSLSTEVEGLAKVVKINVDEQPELANEFRIMSIPTILVFKNGKVANQAIGVRSKDELRKLLGV, encoded by the coding sequence ATGGCCATTACCGTTACAAAAGAAAACTTCAAGAGTTTAGTATTAGACTCAAAAGAACCAGTTTTAGTAGACTTCTGGGCTGCTTGGTGCAGACCTTGTCAAATGCTTGGACCAATCGTTGACTCTCTTTCAACTGAAGTTGAAGGATTAGCTAAAGTAGTTAAAATCAACGTGGATGAACAACCTGAACTTGCAAATGAATTTAGAATCATGAGCATTCCAACCATCCTTGTGTTCAAAAACGGAAAAGTTGCAAACCAAGCAATTGGTGTACGTTCTAAAGACGAGCTAAGAAAACTATTAGGCGTTTAA
- a CDS encoding NAD(P)/FAD-dependent oxidoreductase: protein MYDTIIIGKGPAGISAAIYLKRSNKHVLVIGKDNGSLYDGVMIDNYYGFPGGISGTELIERGVKQATEFGIEVLQEEVIAIDKLDHFTVTTNKNTYEAKTVLLATGKPRTTLRIKGFQQYRGKGISFCVTCDGFFFRGKHLALIGYNDFMLHELKDMEFLTDKITIFTNGNPLTVPVEGYPVVEDKIIEITGDGEVAKSILTENGEYAIDGIFVALGSPGAVDFATRIGALVEGSNLVVNEDFQTNIEGLFAAGDTVGGVLQVAKAAADGMHAAIALKKILKK from the coding sequence ATGTACGATACAATCATCATCGGTAAAGGGCCTGCTGGAATTTCAGCGGCCATTTATTTAAAAAGATCTAATAAGCACGTATTAGTTATCGGAAAAGACAATGGGTCACTCTATGATGGTGTCATGATTGACAACTATTATGGATTTCCTGGAGGAATTTCTGGTACTGAGCTTATTGAACGTGGCGTAAAACAGGCTACAGAATTTGGGATTGAAGTGCTTCAAGAGGAAGTGATTGCAATCGATAAATTGGATCATTTTACAGTAACCACAAATAAGAATACTTACGAGGCAAAAACAGTACTGCTTGCTACAGGTAAACCAAGAACGACTTTAAGGATTAAAGGATTTCAACAATATAGAGGCAAGGGCATTAGTTTTTGTGTAACTTGTGATGGGTTCTTCTTTAGAGGTAAACACTTAGCATTGATTGGATATAATGACTTTATGCTTCATGAACTCAAAGACATGGAGTTCTTAACTGACAAAATCACCATTTTTACAAATGGTAACCCACTTACTGTTCCTGTAGAAGGGTATCCAGTTGTAGAAGACAAAATCATTGAAATCACAGGCGATGGTGAAGTTGCAAAGAGTATACTCACTGAAAATGGCGAATATGCCATTGATGGAATCTTTGTAGCTTTAGGTAGCCCAGGTGCAGTCGATTTTGCAACAAGAATTGGTGCGCTCGTTGAGGGCAGTAACTTAGTCGTTAACGAAGATTTCCAAACAAACATTGAAGGTCTATTTGCAGCTGGAGATACTGTTGGTGGCGTATTGCAAGTCGCAAAAGCCGCTGCAGATGGTATGCATGCTGCAATCGCATTAAAGAAAATACTAAAAAAATAA
- a CDS encoding MarR family winged helix-turn-helix transcriptional regulator: MRDLKTVTILFRAKNSFEGIIKKDIEQYGLNVSEFGTLEALYHKGELTVQEVTDKVLIANSSMTYVLDNLAKRGYIVREKSIKDKRSFILRLTDEGKNKMDKVYPAHEANIKKVLKVLTEAEEKTLQELLKKLGTAASKCSCE; encoded by the coding sequence ATGAGAGATTTAAAAACAGTTACTATTCTATTCAGAGCTAAAAACAGTTTTGAAGGAATTATTAAAAAAGATATTGAACAGTATGGATTAAATGTCAGTGAGTTTGGAACGCTTGAAGCCCTTTATCATAAAGGTGAACTTACTGTTCAAGAAGTAACGGACAAAGTTTTGATCGCAAATTCGAGTATGACCTATGTACTAGACAACTTAGCAAAACGTGGTTATATTGTTAGAGAGAAATCTATTAAGGACAAACGAAGCTTCATCTTGAGACTAACCGATGAGGGTAAGAATAAGATGGATAAAGTATATCCAGCTCATGAAGCAAACATTAAAAAAGTGCTAAAAGTTCTAACAGAGGCAGAAGAAAAAACACTACAAGAACTACTGAAAAAACTAGGTACAGCCGCTAGTAAATGTAGCTGTGAATAA
- a CDS encoding VOC family protein — MLQVNGIHHVTAITSDAKLIYDFFTRVLGIRLVKKTVNQDDINTYHLFFADEIGQAGTDMTFFDFRGIRKAVRGTNEISRTGFRVLTDEALNYWVKRLDHYHVPHEPIKTMFGKKVLFFNDFDDQAYAIFSDETDTVEYDNHPWRKGPVPDEYAIMGLGPIFFRVADVDKMDGVLSRFLGMRVIAQEKPYTLYEMGKGGNNGRVIIEHQLMMPEAQQGFGSVHHVAFRVKDKAALTDWEGYLNALGAPNSGYVDRFYFESLYTRLYKGILFEFATEGPGFIDDEETLENLGETLALPPRFRNRRAYVESVVRPIDTKRSDKIFNKEYF, encoded by the coding sequence ATGTTACAAGTAAATGGTATTCACCACGTTACTGCAATTACAAGTGACGCAAAACTTATTTATGATTTTTTTACAAGAGTATTAGGTATTAGACTTGTAAAGAAAACAGTTAACCAAGATGATATTAATACTTACCACTTATTCTTTGCCGATGAAATTGGGCAAGCTGGAACTGATATGACCTTCTTTGATTTTAGAGGGATTAGAAAAGCAGTTAGAGGGACGAATGAAATCTCGAGAACTGGCTTTAGAGTATTAACAGATGAAGCACTGAATTATTGGGTTAAACGTTTGGATCACTACCACGTGCCTCATGAACCAATCAAAACCATGTTTGGCAAGAAGGTACTGTTCTTTAATGATTTTGACGATCAAGCGTATGCGATATTCTCAGATGAGACAGATACTGTAGAATATGATAATCACCCATGGCGTAAAGGCCCAGTACCTGATGAATATGCGATAATGGGTTTAGGTCCAATTTTCTTTAGAGTAGCAGACGTGGATAAAATGGATGGTGTGTTAAGCAGATTCCTAGGCATGAGAGTCATCGCTCAAGAGAAGCCTTATACATTATATGAAATGGGTAAAGGTGGAAACAACGGTAGAGTCATCATTGAGCATCAATTGATGATGCCAGAAGCCCAACAAGGATTCGGATCTGTTCACCACGTAGCATTCAGAGTTAAAGATAAAGCTGCCTTAACCGATTGGGAAGGTTACTTGAATGCACTTGGCGCACCAAACTCTGGTTATGTGGATAGATTCTATTTCGAATCTTTATACACTAGACTATATAAAGGAATTCTATTTGAGTTTGCTACAGAAGGTCCAGGATTCATCGACGATGAAGAAACGCTAGAGAACTTAGGTGAAACGTTAGCATTGCCACCAAGATTTAGAAATCGCCGTGCTTATGTGGAAAGTGTTGTAAGACCAATTGATACAAAACGCAGTGATAAAATCTTTAATAAGGAGTATTTCTAA
- a CDS encoding PadR family transcriptional regulator: MDKDTLITNFEVELKRGTQTLQVLYLLKKEQYGYSLLQALEEKAIQIEAGTLYPLLRRLETQGLLVSNWDTTESRPRKYYMLSEFGDEVLSHLLNTWEYNTKQMRQLIEGEEK; encoded by the coding sequence GTGGATAAAGACACACTCATAACTAACTTCGAAGTTGAGTTAAAAAGGGGAACACAGACCCTACAAGTATTATATTTATTAAAAAAAGAGCAATACGGGTACTCGTTGTTACAAGCGCTAGAAGAAAAGGCCATTCAGATAGAAGCTGGGACACTATACCCACTACTTAGACGTTTAGAGACACAAGGGTTACTAGTATCTAATTGGGATACGACGGAATCAAGACCTAGAAAGTATTATATGCTAAGCGAATTTGGTGATGAAGTATTAAGTCACTTACTTAATACATGGGAGTATAACACAAAGCAAATGAGACAATTAATTGAAGGAGAAGAAAAATGA